From Heliomicrobium gestii, one genomic window encodes:
- a CDS encoding methyl-accepting chemotaxis protein: MFGLFKSPPALPARESKPKQGEDVSKEERMRMLEAIAAAMPDPYYVRDMDYNILYWPPSIAKLTGYSEEEAKKLKCYEVYKADVCQDCPTQKCVLQGRFLKDAAVDIFDKQGNRLNILVSNAGIYDEQGKPIGAVEIVKDNRKHQQVMHAIDSTAQQLSALSRELATSSQEVAVHSGEVNHLSQSTKNLTGESLEKSKVVQQQATQCVQYSGNIASAADDIRSSMQTSLTNMLLLEKKSTEVKDITSIIENIAGQTNLLALNAAIEAARAGEQGRGFAVVAEEVRKLAEMSSRSVKDINTTLSEIGRLVQVSTEALKATGESLNQGTENIQRFNVFITEIAAASNSLVATMQQVNQFSNDTFANSSNRTDAMEQVSKAARELSHIAQSLQSEIAILVNDKM; encoded by the coding sequence GTGTTTGGTTTATTCAAATCACCGCCGGCGTTGCCAGCTAGGGAGAGCAAGCCAAAACAGGGGGAAGATGTGAGTAAGGAAGAGCGGATGCGGATGCTGGAGGCCATTGCCGCTGCCATGCCCGATCCCTACTATGTGCGCGATATGGACTACAACATCCTTTACTGGCCGCCAAGCATCGCCAAACTAACCGGTTATTCGGAGGAAGAAGCGAAAAAGCTGAAGTGCTACGAAGTGTATAAAGCCGATGTCTGTCAAGATTGCCCCACCCAAAAATGCGTGCTGCAAGGTCGTTTTTTGAAAGATGCGGCTGTGGATATCTTCGACAAGCAGGGAAACCGGCTGAATATCCTGGTCTCCAATGCCGGGATCTATGACGAGCAAGGGAAACCCATCGGGGCCGTCGAGATCGTCAAAGACAACAGGAAGCATCAACAGGTGATGCATGCGATCGATAGCACCGCCCAGCAGCTAAGCGCGCTGTCGCGAGAGTTGGCAACATCATCGCAGGAAGTGGCCGTCCACTCCGGTGAAGTGAACCACCTCTCTCAATCGACCAAGAACCTGACGGGCGAGAGTCTCGAAAAGTCGAAAGTGGTGCAACAGCAGGCGACCCAATGCGTTCAGTATTCGGGAAACATCGCTTCCGCCGCCGACGATATCCGGAGTTCCATGCAAACATCGCTGACCAATATGTTGTTGCTGGAAAAGAAGTCGACAGAAGTGAAGGACATCACTTCGATCATTGAGAATATCGCCGGCCAGACGAATTTACTCGCCTTAAATGCCGCCATTGAGGCGGCGCGCGCCGGGGAACAGGGGCGCGGTTTTGCCGTCGTCGCCGAAGAGGTGCGCAAACTGGCGGAGATGTCTTCGCGCTCTGTCAAGGATATCAATACTACCTTGAGCGAAATCGGTCGTCTGGTCCAGGTTTCGACGGAGGCGCTGAAGGCGACAGGGGAGAGTCTCAATCAGGGGACCGAAAACATTCAGCGGTTCAATGTTTTTATCACTGAGATCGCTGCAGCGTCCAACAGCCTGGTTGCAACCATGCAACAGGTCAATCAGTTCTCCAATGACACCTTTGCAAACAGCAGCAACCGAACAGATGCGATGGAGCAGGTTTCAAAGGCGGCCCGGGAGTTATCCCATATCGCCCAATCGCTGCAGAGTGAAATCGCAATACTGGTCAACGATAAAATGTAG
- a CDS encoding zinc-ribbon domain containing protein yields the protein MFQDKYLTCKDCGSEFAFTASEQEFFAEKGFTNEPGRCPSCRAARRGQRNNNSGFARREERQMYPAVCSGCGVETTVPFQPRGDKPVYCRDCFSSRRSNW from the coding sequence ATGTTTCAAGACAAGTACCTGACCTGCAAAGACTGCGGTTCTGAATTCGCCTTCACTGCGTCGGAACAAGAGTTCTTTGCTGAAAAAGGTTTCACCAACGAACCTGGCCGTTGCCCTTCCTGCCGCGCCGCCCGCAGAGGCCAGCGCAACAACAACAGCGGCTTTGCCCGTCGTGAAGAGCGCCAGATGTATCCTGCCGTTTGCTCCGGCTGCGGCGTTGAAACCACCGTTCCCTTCCAGCCCCGCGGCGACAAGCCGGTTTACTGCCGGGACTGCTTCAGCTCCCGCCGCTCCAACTGGTAA
- a CDS encoding ABC-F family ATP-binding cassette domain-containing protein: MISTQNLTLRYGKRALFEDVNIKFTPGNTYGLIGANGAGKSTFLKILSGEIEQSSGDVVVTPGERIAVLKQNHFEFDEYEVIKTVIMGHARLYQVMVEKDAIYAKADFTEEDGMRAAELEGEFAEMNGWDAESEAASLLTGLGIANELHDKQMKELEANVKLRVLLAQALFGNPHILLLDEPTNHLDLDSIGWLENFLAEYKGIVIVVSHDRHFLNQVCTHIADIDFGKIQLYVGNYDFWYESSQLALQMARNANKKKEEKIKELEQFIRRFSANASKSKQATSRKKLLDKITLDDIKPSNRKYPYIVFKSDREAGNDLLTVSGLSKTIDGEKVLNNVSFTVNRGDKIALVGSNGLAKTTLFQILMGELEADSGEFKWGITTSQAYFPKDNSAYFTDGDLNLIDWLRQYSKDQDEGFVRGFLGRMLFSGDDTLKKAAVLSGGEKVRCMLSRMMLSGANVLLMDEPTNHLDLESITALNNGLMSFDGTLLFVSQDHQFTQTIANRVIELTPDGLIDRLMTFDEYLEYQASLKDVQGAV, from the coding sequence ATGATCAGTACACAGAACCTCACGTTGCGTTACGGCAAGCGCGCCTTGTTCGAAGACGTCAACATCAAATTCACGCCTGGCAACACCTACGGCCTCATCGGAGCCAACGGCGCCGGCAAGTCCACCTTCTTAAAAATCCTCTCCGGTGAGATCGAACAGTCGAGCGGCGACGTGGTTGTCACCCCTGGCGAGCGCATCGCCGTGCTGAAACAGAACCACTTCGAGTTTGACGAGTATGAGGTCATCAAGACGGTCATCATGGGTCATGCCCGCCTCTATCAGGTCATGGTCGAAAAAGACGCCATCTACGCCAAGGCTGACTTCACCGAAGAAGACGGCATGCGCGCCGCTGAACTGGAAGGCGAATTCGCCGAGATGAACGGTTGGGATGCCGAATCGGAAGCGGCCAGCCTGCTGACCGGCTTGGGCATCGCCAACGAGCTCCATGACAAGCAGATGAAAGAACTGGAAGCCAATGTGAAACTGCGGGTTCTCCTCGCCCAGGCGCTCTTTGGCAATCCCCACATCCTCCTCCTCGACGAACCGACAAACCACCTCGATCTGGACTCCATCGGCTGGCTGGAGAACTTCCTGGCTGAATACAAAGGGATCGTCATCGTCGTCTCCCACGACCGGCACTTTTTGAACCAGGTCTGCACCCACATCGCCGATATCGACTTCGGCAAGATTCAACTCTATGTGGGCAACTACGATTTCTGGTACGAATCGAGCCAGTTGGCCTTGCAGATGGCCCGCAACGCCAACAAAAAGAAGGAAGAGAAAATCAAGGAGCTGGAGCAGTTCATCCGCCGCTTCAGCGCCAACGCCTCCAAATCCAAACAGGCCACATCGCGGAAAAAGCTGCTCGACAAGATCACCCTTGACGACATCAAGCCGTCGAACCGCAAATACCCCTATATCGTCTTCAAGTCGGACCGGGAAGCCGGCAACGACCTGTTGACGGTCTCGGGATTGTCCAAGACGATCGACGGCGAAAAGGTGCTCAACAACGTCTCCTTCACCGTCAATCGGGGTGACAAGATCGCCTTGGTCGGCTCGAACGGCTTGGCCAAGACGACCTTGTTCCAGATCCTCATGGGTGAGTTGGAAGCTGACAGCGGCGAGTTCAAGTGGGGCATCACCACTTCCCAGGCATACTTCCCCAAGGACAACTCGGCCTACTTCACCGACGGCGACCTGAACCTGATCGACTGGCTGCGCCAGTACTCGAAGGATCAGGATGAAGGATTTGTTCGCGGCTTCCTTGGTCGCATGCTCTTCTCTGGAGACGATACGTTGAAAAAAGCCGCTGTCCTCTCCGGCGGCGAAAAGGTGCGCTGCATGCTCTCCCGGATGATGCTCAGCGGCGCCAACGTGCTGCTCATGGACGAACCAACGAACCACCTGGATCTGGAATCGATCACCGCCTTGAACAACGGCCTGATGAGCTTCGATGGCACACTGCTCTTCGTCTCCCAGGACCACCAGTTCACCCAAACCATCGCCAACCGGGTCATCGAATTGACACCGGACGGCCTGATCGACCGATTGATGACCTTTGACGAGTACTTGGAATACCAGGCATCGCTGAAGGATGTCCAGGGCGCTGTGTAA
- a CDS encoding acetate uptake transporter, with the protein MSTETTHVEAKITVADPTALGVFGLAMVTFVASTQKLGWTSGVSALVPWAFFLGAFAQVIAGIFDFKKNNYFGAIVLTSYGLFWFSVALSWAITLGWLGPEFKAAFSSVQLGWGFLGYFIFSLFIMIASFETNKVFAAILVLINVLLLSLALTSFQVIDLHHVAGWSEFAISLLGFYAAGAFFLNNFFGRTILPLGAPLGLIKKGPASVTVINNRRPA; encoded by the coding sequence ATGTCCACCGAAACCACGCATGTTGAAGCCAAGATCACCGTTGCCGACCCGACCGCGCTCGGCGTATTCGGCCTGGCCATGGTCACCTTTGTGGCCTCGACTCAGAAGCTGGGCTGGACCAGCGGCGTCTCCGCCCTCGTACCGTGGGCATTCTTCCTGGGCGCCTTTGCCCAAGTCATCGCCGGCATTTTCGACTTCAAAAAGAACAACTATTTTGGCGCCATCGTCCTCACCTCGTACGGACTCTTCTGGTTCTCTGTCGCCCTGTCCTGGGCCATCACCCTCGGCTGGCTGGGTCCCGAATTCAAGGCCGCCTTCAGCAGCGTCCAACTGGGTTGGGGCTTTTTGGGCTACTTCATCTTCTCCCTCTTCATCATGATCGCTTCCTTTGAGACGAACAAGGTCTTCGCCGCCATCCTGGTGCTGATCAACGTGCTGCTCCTGTCGCTGGCACTGACGTCCTTCCAGGTGATCGACCTCCATCACGTCGCCGGCTGGTCCGAGTTTGCCATCTCGCTCCTCGGCTTCTATGCTGCTGGCGCTTTTTTCCTGAACAACTTCTTTGGACGGACCATTCTCCCCCTCGGCGCCCCACTGGGTTTGATCAAAAAAGGCCCTGCCAGCGTGACCGTCATCAACAACCGCCGGCCCGCATAA
- a CDS encoding acetate uptake transporter, translating into MSNEARSIETKITVADPTALGVFGLAMVTLVASSQKLGWTTGVSGIFPWAIFLGALAQFIAGMYDFKKNNYFGATVLTTYGLFWFGVATSWAITLGWMGPEFKASFSGAQLGWAFLGYGVFSFFIMIASFETNKVFAAILVLINVLFASLALTAFQVVDLHLVAGWSEFSISMLGFYGCGAIFLNTFFGRVVLPIGAPLGLIRKGPALSEAARPRTRQAS; encoded by the coding sequence TTGTCGAACGAAGCGAGGTCCATTGAAACAAAGATCACTGTCGCCGACCCGACGGCCCTGGGCGTCTTCGGGCTCGCTATGGTCACTCTGGTCGCATCGAGCCAGAAACTCGGTTGGACCACCGGCGTCTCCGGCATCTTCCCCTGGGCCATCTTCCTCGGCGCCTTGGCCCAGTTCATTGCCGGCATGTATGATTTTAAAAAGAACAACTACTTCGGCGCCACGGTCTTAACGACGTACGGGTTGTTCTGGTTCGGCGTGGCCACTTCCTGGGCCATCACCCTCGGCTGGATGGGCCCCGAGTTTAAGGCTTCTTTCAGCGGCGCCCAACTCGGCTGGGCCTTCCTCGGTTACGGCGTCTTTTCTTTCTTTATCATGATCGCTTCCTTTGAGACCAATAAGGTCTTTGCGGCGATCCTTGTGCTGATCAACGTGCTCTTCGCTTCGCTCGCCTTGACAGCCTTCCAAGTCGTCGACCTTCACCTGGTCGCCGGTTGGTCCGAGTTCTCAATCTCCATGCTTGGTTTCTACGGTTGCGGCGCCATCTTCCTGAACACCTTTTTCGGACGCGTCGTCCTCCCCATTGGCGCTCCCCTCGGCCTGATCCGCAAGGGACCGGCGCTCAGCGAAGCCGCCCGGCCGAGGACACGCCAGGCCAGTTAA
- a CDS encoding APC family permease, translating to MVQRSLKRLLLGRPLRNQELSHEKLSNWKALPIFSSDALSSIAYGPEQVILALTAASALAYGFVPYVSVGILFLLAVVTLSYVQVARANPGGGGSYSVAKGNLGELPALIAAGSLIADYCLTVAVSISSGTDALVSAFPQLNPIRLGIDLFVLFGILMIINLRGVRESANAFVYPTYAFIFGIAALIVTGMVQAFTGTQPVMPPGSLEKQWTAGMLFVLLRAFSNGCSSMTGIEAISNGVPNFKEPAAENARITTYWMSAILGTMFAGISFLMMHYHILPIENVTGLSQIAELTVGRNWAYYYIQFTTMLILYLAANTAYNGLPPLLSLLAIDGYMPRYLSARGDRLAFTNGIIFLTLAAAALIVVYHGDTEHLISLYAIGVFLSFTIAQSGMVIHWRKVQSPGWRSRATINGMGAIITGVVVVVIAVTKFRHGAWMILVFIPAAIYVFKKIKTHYSSVSEQLGMDWTKIGVPGLERKHIVIVPIAGVNRVVQNTIEYAKILKAEVHAVFIGTDSEQAVKVLERWNRWQPGIELRVIESPYRTIITPLVRYIDRMDKKNNPQDFITILIPEFETKKWWHRILHNQTGWMLRTVLLLYRDVVVTTVPFKLTK from the coding sequence GTGGTCCAGCGCTCACTCAAACGGCTTTTGCTCGGAAGACCCTTGCGTAACCAGGAGTTATCCCATGAGAAGCTGTCAAACTGGAAGGCCTTGCCCATCTTCTCATCCGATGCGCTGTCATCGATCGCCTACGGTCCGGAGCAGGTGATTTTGGCATTGACCGCCGCCAGCGCCTTGGCCTATGGTTTTGTTCCCTATGTGTCTGTGGGCATCCTCTTTTTGCTGGCGGTGGTCACCCTCTCCTATGTTCAGGTGGCGCGGGCCAACCCTGGCGGCGGCGGTTCCTACTCAGTGGCCAAGGGCAACCTGGGTGAACTGCCGGCCCTCATCGCAGCAGGGTCGCTCATCGCTGACTATTGTCTCACCGTTGCCGTTTCGATCTCTTCCGGCACCGATGCCCTGGTCTCAGCTTTCCCGCAACTGAACCCGATTCGTCTCGGCATCGATCTCTTTGTCCTGTTCGGCATCCTGATGATCATCAACCTCAGAGGCGTCCGGGAATCGGCCAACGCCTTTGTCTACCCCACCTACGCCTTCATTTTTGGCATCGCCGCGCTGATCGTCACCGGGATGGTTCAGGCCTTTACGGGAACACAGCCGGTGATGCCTCCGGGATCCTTAGAGAAACAATGGACGGCAGGTATGTTGTTCGTCTTGTTGCGGGCTTTTTCCAATGGTTGCAGTTCCATGACAGGCATCGAAGCCATCTCCAACGGCGTTCCCAACTTCAAAGAACCGGCGGCGGAGAATGCGCGGATCACCACCTACTGGATGTCAGCGATTCTGGGAACCATGTTTGCCGGCATCTCCTTTCTCATGATGCACTATCACATCTTGCCCATAGAAAATGTGACGGGGTTGTCCCAAATCGCCGAGTTGACGGTGGGAAGAAACTGGGCCTATTATTACATCCAGTTTACGACCATGCTCATCCTTTACCTGGCGGCGAACACGGCTTATAACGGACTTCCGCCGCTGTTGTCCCTTCTGGCCATCGACGGCTACATGCCGCGGTACCTGTCGGCCCGCGGCGACCGGCTGGCATTCACCAATGGCATCATCTTTCTTACGCTGGCGGCGGCGGCTCTCATCGTCGTCTACCACGGCGACACGGAGCATCTGATCTCCTTGTACGCGATTGGCGTCTTCCTGTCCTTCACCATCGCCCAGAGTGGGATGGTGATCCACTGGCGAAAAGTCCAGAGCCCCGGATGGCGGAGCAGGGCGACCATCAATGGGATGGGCGCCATCATCACCGGCGTCGTTGTCGTTGTCATCGCCGTCACCAAGTTCCGCCACGGCGCATGGATGATCCTTGTCTTTATCCCGGCAGCGATTTATGTGTTCAAAAAAATCAAAACGCACTATTCGTCTGTCAGCGAGCAACTGGGCATGGACTGGACAAAGATCGGTGTCCCCGGTCTGGAGCGAAAACACATCGTCATTGTTCCCATCGCCGGGGTCAACCGGGTGGTGCAAAACACCATCGAGTACGCCAAAATCCTCAAAGCGGAGGTTCATGCCGTCTTTATCGGCACAGATTCGGAACAGGCGGTAAAAGTGCTGGAACGGTGGAATCGTTGGCAACCGGGAATCGAGTTGCGGGTGATTGAATCGCCCTATCGGACGATCATCACGCCGCTTGTGCGCTACATTGATCGAATGGACAAAAAGAATAACCCCCAGGATTTTATCACCATTCTGATTCCTGAGTTTGAAACGAAGAAATGGTGGCATCGCATCCTCCACAACCAGACAGGGTGGATGCTGCGCACGGTCCTGCTCTTGTATCGCGATGTCGTCGTCACGACGGTGCCGTTTAAATTAACGAAATAA